The Chryseobacterium indicum genome includes a window with the following:
- a CDS encoding purine-nucleoside phosphorylase, translating into MLEKIKQTADFVQNIIKETPDFAIVLGSGLGKLQDEVEAIHTLEYTEIPNFPQTTVAGHSGKLIYGILEGKKVLMMSGRFHYYEGHSIETVVFPIRVFYLLGIKNLILSNASGGINPDYKIGDIAIIRDHINMMPEHPLRGRNIDSFGPRFVDMSEPYSRKMISVAQNTASEQNITVHQSVYVALQGPTFETPAEYGMIKAIGGDLVGMSTVPEVIVAKHMGMDVFGISVVTDLGGPDIAHSVSHEEVLNAANTAMPNVIAVVKGLVKNYS; encoded by the coding sequence ATGTTAGAAAAAATTAAGCAGACCGCAGATTTCGTTCAAAACATCATTAAAGAAACTCCCGATTTTGCTATTGTTTTAGGCTCCGGCTTAGGCAAACTGCAGGATGAAGTGGAAGCCATTCATACTTTAGAATACACTGAAATCCCCAACTTTCCGCAGACTACCGTTGCAGGACACAGCGGAAAACTGATCTACGGAATTCTGGAAGGAAAAAAAGTTCTGATGATGAGCGGTCGTTTTCATTACTACGAAGGGCATTCCATAGAAACGGTGGTCTTTCCGATTCGTGTTTTTTATCTGTTGGGAATTAAAAATCTCATTCTTTCCAATGCTTCAGGCGGAATTAATCCGGACTATAAGATCGGCGATATTGCAATCATTCGGGATCACATCAATATGATGCCTGAACATCCGCTTCGCGGCAGAAACATCGATTCCTTCGGTCCCCGATTTGTGGATATGAGCGAACCCTACAGCAGAAAAATGATCTCCGTTGCACAAAATACTGCTTCTGAACAGAATATTACTGTCCACCAAAGTGTGTATGTAGCTTTGCAGGGACCCACTTTCGAAACTCCCGCAGAATACGGAATGATTAAAGCCATTGGCGGAGATCTTGTGGGAATGAGTACCGTTCCGGAAGTGATCGTTGCTAAACATATGGGAATGGATGTTTTCGGTATTTCCGTCGTGACCGATTTGGGCGGTCCCGATATTGCCCACTCCGTTTCTCA
- the lpxK gene encoding tetraacyldisaccharide 4'-kinase produces MKRWYLYPFSLGYHMVTGIRNTMYDLGIFKSVKFKTPIICVGNLSVGGSGKSPMVMYLAHFLSKHYRTGVLSRGYGRLTKGYAVTNYESNYKTVGDEAMQLFERFKNRFVIAVSEERVPGAKKVISDMDLDVLVLDDAMQHRAIKAGFNIMMTDFNDPYFKDHLLPAGDLRESRAGSKRADIIMVSKCPDELTEETKQYYISRIRPDRTQKVFFSSIGYDENVYGREKMLPDNNLNYYDILLITGIANPKPLLTHLAKFSQRVKHLKFRDHHNFTEADIKNIVAEYKKLGEYKLILTTEKDYVRLKSFDYLRDIVYYWPINVIIDKKEEFNQIILDYVRKN; encoded by the coding sequence ATGAAAAGATGGTACCTCTATCCTTTTTCCCTCGGTTATCACATGGTAACGGGTATCCGAAACACAATGTATGATCTGGGAATCTTTAAATCTGTGAAATTCAAAACGCCGATAATCTGTGTCGGAAACCTTTCTGTGGGCGGAAGCGGAAAATCGCCGATGGTGATGTATCTTGCACATTTCCTGTCCAAACATTACAGAACAGGTGTGCTTTCCAGAGGATACGGAAGACTTACGAAAGGATATGCTGTTACGAATTATGAAAGCAACTACAAAACAGTAGGCGATGAAGCCATGCAGTTGTTTGAACGCTTTAAAAACCGTTTCGTAATCGCCGTTTCCGAAGAAAGAGTTCCGGGAGCCAAAAAAGTAATCAGTGATATGGATCTTGATGTTCTGGTTCTGGACGATGCAATGCAGCACAGAGCGATAAAAGCAGGATTCAATATTATGATGACCGATTTTAATGATCCTTATTTTAAAGATCATCTTTTACCCGCAGGAGATTTAAGAGAATCCAGAGCAGGATCCAAAAGAGCAGATATCATCATGGTGAGCAAATGTCCCGATGAACTTACAGAGGAAACCAAACAGTATTACATTTCCAGAATAAGACCGGACCGTACCCAGAAAGTATTCTTTTCATCTATCGGATACGACGAAAATGTATACGGAAGAGAAAAGATGCTTCCCGATAACAACCTGAATTATTACGACATCCTTTTAATTACAGGAATCGCCAATCCGAAACCTCTCCTTACCCATCTTGCGAAATTTTCACAGAGGGTGAAACATTTAAAATTCAGAGACCATCATAATTTCACGGAAGCCGACATCAAAAATATTGTCGCGGAATATAAAAAATTAGGAGAATATAAATTGATCTTAACCACTGAAAAAGACTATGTGCGTCTGAAAAGTTTTGACTATCTTAGAGATATTGTTTACTACTGGCCGATCAATGTAATTATTGATAAAAAGGAAGAATTCAATCAAATCATCTTAGATTATGTTAGAAAAAATTAA
- the truA gene encoding tRNA pseudouridine(38-40) synthase TruA produces MRYFIEFSYNGKNYFGYQIQPNAISVQEELEKALSTILREEIKTTGAGRTDTGVHAKKIFAHFDTEKIPDQELVRRLNSFLPADISIKRIFPVKDDFHARFDATYRTYEYYISLEKNPFTEESAWQHWRKPLDVEKMNEACKILFEYEDFTSFAKLHTDNKTNLCKMYKAEWEQHGSELKFTVSANRFLRNMVRAIVGTMVEVGSGKLKPEDVRKVIEDKHRNSAGTSAPAHGLYLVDVGYDFE; encoded by the coding sequence TTGAGATATTTTATAGAATTTTCCTACAACGGCAAGAATTATTTCGGTTATCAGATTCAGCCGAATGCTATTTCTGTGCAGGAAGAGCTGGAAAAAGCACTTTCCACGATTTTAAGAGAAGAGATTAAGACAACGGGAGCGGGAAGAACGGATACGGGCGTTCATGCGAAGAAGATTTTTGCCCATTTTGATACGGAGAAAATTCCGGATCAGGAACTGGTGAGAAGACTGAACAGTTTTCTTCCGGCAGATATTTCTATTAAAAGGATTTTTCCTGTAAAAGATGATTTCCATGCGCGTTTTGATGCTACTTACCGAACGTACGAATACTATATTTCCCTTGAAAAAAATCCGTTCACGGAAGAATCGGCGTGGCAACACTGGAGAAAACCTTTGGATGTCGAAAAAATGAATGAAGCCTGTAAAATTTTATTTGAATATGAGGATTTTACCAGCTTTGCAAAATTACACACCGATAATAAAACCAACCTCTGCAAAATGTACAAGGCAGAATGGGAACAGCATGGAAGTGAACTGAAATTTACCGTTTCTGCGAACCGCTTTCTGAGAAATATGGTGAGAGCTATTGTGGGAACAATGGTAGAAGTAGGTTCCGGAAAATTAAAGCCTGAAGATGTAAGAAAAGTTATTGAAGACAAACACCGAAACTCTGCGGGAACTTCTGCACCGGCGCATGGGTTGTACTTGGTGGATGTGGGGTATGATTTTGAGTAA
- a CDS encoding ABC transporter ATP-binding protein encodes MKKQDTWGIVKRLFFIGMKFRSWFILTLVISIFLAIVSTYRPYLTMEVVDNDITKLKDKALMLKHIYLLVGLVFTETILNFFLVYFSNFISQNVIRDIRERLYNKLIYFKTSFFDKTPIGQLVTRAVGDVETIATVYTDGFLMVFGDVLRIIFVLVMMFSTNVHLSYITLAILPLMVVITRFFQKRLKKAFGDERNWTSNQNSFVQERLAGMPIIQVFNRQEAEFKKFDDINITLKSALLRTVFIFSLFFPVVELISSLFIGFILFYGGYITISAGVVIAFIQYISMLIRPLRQIADRFNNIQRGIVGAERVLGLMDEDNAMPNKGKVEKDHFDGKIEFKDVHFAYDEKQEVLKGIDFKVNPGETVAIVGATGAGKSTIISLITRLYDINSGNILIDDVDLKDYELYNLRSHIGVVLQDVFLFHGSIYENLSFGDDSITLDKIKAGAKEIEVDEFIEQLPGGYDYVVSERGSSISLGQRQLLSFLRAYLSDPKILILDEATSSIDHESEKLIQRATEKITKNRTSIIIAHRLSTIEKADKIIVMEHGKIVEEGKHLELLDKNGYYSTLYKAQLRHEVELEEETKK; translated from the coding sequence ATGAAAAAACAAGATACCTGGGGAATTGTAAAGAGGCTGTTCTTTATCGGAATGAAGTTCCGTTCTTGGTTCATCCTTACTTTAGTGATTTCCATTTTTCTGGCAATAGTTTCTACTTACCGTCCTTATCTTACCATGGAAGTGGTGGATAATGATATTACCAAGCTGAAAGATAAAGCACTGATGCTAAAGCATATTTATCTTTTGGTCGGTCTGGTTTTCACAGAAACCATTTTAAACTTTTTTCTGGTTTATTTCTCCAATTTCATTTCTCAGAATGTAATCAGAGACATAAGAGAGAGGCTGTATAATAAACTGATTTATTTTAAAACGTCTTTCTTCGATAAAACTCCGATCGGACAGTTGGTGACGAGAGCGGTAGGTGATGTGGAAACCATTGCAACGGTTTACACGGATGGTTTTTTAATGGTTTTCGGGGATGTGCTGAGAATTATTTTTGTACTGGTGATGATGTTCAGTACCAATGTTCATCTCAGTTATATTACACTGGCGATTTTACCTTTAATGGTCGTGATTACAAGATTTTTCCAGAAAAGACTGAAAAAGGCATTCGGAGACGAAAGAAACTGGACTTCCAACCAAAACTCTTTTGTTCAGGAAAGACTGGCGGGAATGCCGATCATTCAGGTTTTCAACAGGCAGGAAGCGGAATTTAAGAAGTTTGATGATATCAATATTACTTTAAAGAGTGCTTTGCTGAGAACGGTTTTTATCTTCTCTCTGTTTTTTCCTGTGGTGGAATTAATTTCTTCTCTTTTCATCGGGTTTATCCTTTTTTACGGAGGATATATTACAATCAGTGCGGGAGTTGTGATTGCATTTATCCAGTATATTTCGATGCTGATCCGTCCTTTACGGCAGATTGCCGACCGTTTCAACAACATTCAGCGAGGAATCGTAGGCGCAGAAAGGGTTTTAGGATTAATGGATGAAGACAATGCCATGCCGAACAAAGGGAAAGTGGAAAAAGATCATTTTGACGGAAAAATTGAATTTAAAGATGTGCATTTTGCGTATGACGAGAAGCAGGAAGTATTAAAAGGAATTGATTTTAAAGTAAATCCGGGTGAAACTGTGGCAATTGTAGGCGCAACCGGAGCCGGAAAATCTACGATCATCAGTTTAATTACAAGATTGTATGATATTAATTCCGGAAATATTTTAATTGATGATGTGGATCTGAAAGATTATGAACTGTATAATTTAAGAAGCCACATCGGAGTTGTTCTGCAGGATGTTTTCCTGTTCCACGGAAGTATTTATGAAAATCTTTCTTTCGGGGATGATAGTATTACGCTGGATAAAATAAAAGCAGGGGCAAAAGAAATTGAAGTTGATGAATTTATCGAACAGCTTCCGGGAGGATATGATTATGTGGTAAGCGAAAGAGGTTCATCCATTTCTCTGGGACAGAGACAATTGCTGTCGTTCTTAAGAGCCTATCTGTCTGATCCGAAGATTCTGATTTTGGACGAAGCCACGTCTTCCATCGACCACGAAAGTGAAAAACTGATCCAGAGAGCCACGGAAAAAATTACGAAAAACAGAACGTCGATCATTATTGCACACCGACTTTCTACCATTGAAAAAGCCGATAAGATTATCGTGATGGAGCACGGAAAAATTGTGGAAGAAGGCAAACATCTCGAACTTCTGGACAAAAACGGATATTACTCCACGCTTTACAAAGCTCAGTTGAGACATGAAGTGGAACTGGAAGAAGAAACCAAAAAGTAA
- a CDS encoding CPBP family intramembrane glutamic endopeptidase: MKKPDDVQTELSSKRKLQLISNLLIIEIVFFLIVVLPINYLAEKCITLKPSEAFENLTWLQAVFLMVIFAPLSEEFIFRYALRYKKFFSHFISREKWNRIFPFLVYISSIIFGLVHLDNYVNDSWIFYALSPFIVASQLSGGLILSYIRVRLNIFYSMLYHALWNLLFGISIPCIMLLFTSPFTEKTQDYDIRIEQKAFINDNEPVLSETKIVDDRIHSVETRQYSLQSLLDHLYGKDQLTTDEGLMNIHFKSEKGISKDEFLKVLQKGYEIKKVKTD; encoded by the coding sequence ATGAAAAAGCCCGATGATGTACAGACTGAACTTTCTTCCAAAAGAAAACTTCAGCTCATCTCCAATCTTCTGATTATTGAGATCGTTTTCTTTTTGATTGTTGTACTTCCTATAAACTATCTGGCGGAAAAATGCATCACTTTAAAACCATCTGAAGCTTTTGAAAATTTAACATGGCTTCAGGCGGTCTTTTTAATGGTAATTTTTGCTCCGCTTTCGGAAGAATTTATTTTCAGATACGCTCTTCGTTACAAAAAGTTTTTTTCACACTTTATCAGCAGGGAAAAATGGAACAGAATTTTTCCGTTTCTCGTTTATATTTCCTCAATTATCTTCGGATTGGTACATCTGGATAATTACGTGAATGATTCGTGGATTTTTTATGCATTGTCACCCTTCATTGTGGCTTCTCAGTTATCGGGTGGACTTATTTTAAGCTACATCCGTGTAAGACTGAATATTTTTTACAGCATGCTTTATCATGCGTTATGGAATCTTCTGTTCGGAATTTCTATTCCTTGCATCATGTTGCTTTTTACGTCTCCTTTTACTGAAAAAACACAGGATTACGATATAAGAATTGAGCAGAAAGCCTTTATAAATGACAACGAACCTGTTTTATCCGAAACGAAAATTGTTGATGACAGAATACACAGCGTTGAAACCAGACAATATTCACTTCAGAGTTTATTGGATCATCTTTACGGAAAAGATCAGTTGACAACGGATGAAGGCTTAATGAATATCCACTTCAAATCCGAAAAAGGAATCTCCAAAGATGAATTTCTGAAAGTTCTGCAGAAAGGATACGAAATAAAAAAGGTTAAAACCGATTGA
- a CDS encoding class I SAM-dependent methyltransferase codes for MTNKSHWENVYETKTPEEVSWTQKKPQTSLELIRSLGSDKSVKIIDIGGGDSNLADFLLEEGYENITVLDISEKALERAKRRLGKDAEKIQWIVADIIAFTPEETYDIWHDRAAFHFLTRSEDISKYVQIAEKAVMKNLIVGTFSKNGPKKCSGLEISQYDEESMNSIFENSFEKTDCITEDHITPFSTVQNFIFCTFKKK; via the coding sequence ATGACCAATAAAAGCCACTGGGAAAATGTCTATGAAACAAAAACCCCTGAAGAAGTAAGCTGGACGCAGAAAAAACCGCAGACCTCACTGGAACTCATCAGATCTTTAGGATCGGATAAAAGTGTAAAAATTATCGATATTGGCGGCGGAGACAGCAATCTGGCGGATTTTCTTCTGGAAGAGGGCTACGAAAACATAACCGTTCTTGATATTTCTGAAAAAGCTTTGGAAAGAGCAAAACGAAGGTTAGGGAAAGACGCAGAAAAAATACAATGGATTGTTGCAGACATCATTGCCTTTACTCCTGAAGAAACGTATGACATTTGGCACGACAGAGCAGCTTTTCATTTCCTTACCCGTTCGGAAGATATTTCAAAATATGTACAAATTGCTGAAAAAGCGGTTATGAAAAACCTTATTGTAGGAACTTTTTCTAAAAACGGTCCGAAAAAATGCAGCGGACTTGAAATCTCGCAATATGATGAAGAATCGATGAATTCTATTTTTGAAAACAGCTTTGAAAAAACAGATTGTATTACAGAAGATCACATTACTCCTTTCAGCACTGTCCAAAACTTTATTTTCTGTACTTTTAAAAAGAAATAA
- a CDS encoding DUF4919 domain-containing protein, translated as MTLKTAFTVALLLLFNFFRTQKPEFKAPDYASIRKNIEDKKSEFYYPDLLKKLKQNDTLITQEQYRHLYYGYTFQPDYEPYKIDDNLEEMTKFYRGEISDKDLPKGIKLFRQTLEKNPLDLRAMNYLAYMYHLTKDEVTAKKISRNFHGLLEAFLSSGDGITCGTGFHVISISHEYVLMNMFEMEAQSQSYDGMCDYQEFEKGKYKIAGLYFNVSKLYGKMSFKR; from the coding sequence ATGACGCTTAAAACCGCTTTTACCGTAGCACTTTTATTACTGTTTAATTTTTTCAGAACCCAGAAGCCGGAATTCAAAGCTCCCGATTATGCTTCCATTCGGAAGAACATAGAAGATAAAAAGTCGGAGTTTTACTATCCCGATCTCCTGAAAAAGCTAAAGCAGAACGACACACTCATTACACAGGAACAGTACCGCCATCTCTATTACGGATATACCTTTCAGCCAGATTATGAACCGTATAAAATCGACGATAATCTTGAAGAAATGACGAAATTCTACCGTGGAGAAATATCTGATAAAGATCTGCCAAAAGGAATTAAACTGTTCAGACAAACTCTGGAAAAAAATCCTCTGGATTTAAGGGCAATGAATTATCTCGCTTATATGTACCATCTCACCAAAGACGAGGTGACAGCAAAAAAGATTTCACGTAATTTTCACGGATTACTGGAAGCATTTCTTTCCAGCGGAGACGGAATAACGTGTGGAACAGGCTTTCATGTAATTTCCATATCTCATGAATATGTACTCATGAATATGTTTGAAATGGAAGCCCAATCGCAGAGTTATGACGGAATGTGCGATTATCAGGAGTTTGAAAAAGGCAAATATAAAATTGCCGGATTATACTTTAATGTGAGTAAACTTTACGGGAAAATGTCCTTCAAAAGATAG
- a CDS encoding MFS transporter: protein MNSSQITTAQRIKAIVGGSIGNLVEWYDWYAYAAFAIYFSNSFFPDSDMTAQLLNTAGIFAVGFLMRPVGGWLFGSIADRIGRKKAMTLSVLLMSFGSLLIALTPTYKTIGVLAPLLLLIARLLQGLSVGGEYGVSATYLSEMATADRRGFYSSFQYVTLIGGQLIALGIQLILQKLLLTETQLEDWGWRIPFVIGALLSVIALYLRTNLHETEAFENKKDMGEQKKGTLKELLKHPKALITVVGLTLGGTLAFYTYTTYMQKFLVNTVHLSKEESTLVSFISLFIFACLQPVFGALSDKIGRRPLLLAFGVLGTVFTYPLLNALSHTTSMWGAFFLIMSALIIVSGYTSINAVVKAELFPSEVRALGVGLPYALTVAIFGGTAEYIALWFKQANVEHYFYWYITVCIFFSFVVYATMKDTKKTSTLDKD, encoded by the coding sequence ATGAATTCATCACAAATCACCACTGCCCAAAGAATCAAAGCGATTGTAGGCGGATCAATCGGAAATCTGGTAGAATGGTACGACTGGTACGCTTATGCTGCTTTTGCCATTTATTTTTCAAATTCTTTTTTTCCGGATTCGGATATGACCGCGCAGCTTTTAAACACAGCCGGAATTTTCGCCGTCGGTTTTCTGATGCGACCTGTCGGAGGATGGCTTTTCGGAAGTATTGCCGACAGAATCGGAAGAAAAAAAGCAATGACGCTTTCCGTTTTGCTGATGTCTTTCGGATCTTTACTGATTGCTTTAACACCTACTTATAAAACCATCGGTGTTTTAGCTCCTCTCCTTTTGCTGATCGCAAGATTGCTTCAGGGACTGAGTGTGGGTGGAGAATACGGTGTTTCGGCAACCTACCTCAGCGAAATGGCAACTGCCGATCGCAGAGGATTTTATTCCAGCTTCCAGTATGTGACTTTAATTGGCGGACAGTTAATTGCATTGGGAATTCAGCTGATCTTACAGAAATTACTTTTAACGGAAACCCAACTGGAAGATTGGGGATGGAGAATTCCTTTCGTAATCGGAGCCTTGCTCTCTGTTATTGCTTTATACCTGAGAACCAATCTCCATGAAACCGAAGCTTTTGAAAATAAAAAAGATATGGGTGAACAAAAAAAAGGAACTTTAAAGGAACTGCTTAAACATCCGAAAGCCTTAATTACGGTTGTCGGATTAACGTTGGGAGGAACACTGGCTTTCTACACCTACACAACGTATATGCAGAAATTTCTGGTGAACACGGTTCATCTCAGCAAGGAAGAATCCACACTGGTTTCCTTCATCTCTCTCTTTATTTTTGCTTGCTTACAGCCTGTTTTCGGAGCTTTGTCGGATAAGATCGGAAGAAGACCATTACTATTAGCTTTCGGAGTTTTGGGAACCGTCTTCACCTACCCTCTTCTGAATGCCTTAAGCCATACAACCTCTATGTGGGGTGCATTTTTTCTGATTATGTCTGCTTTAATTATCGTGAGCGGCTATACTTCTATTAATGCTGTGGTAAAAGCAGAACTTTTTCCTTCTGAAGTAAGAGCTTTGGGTGTAGGATTACCTTACGCTTTAACGGTTGCTATTTTCGGCGGAACTGCAGAATACATCGCACTTTGGTTTAAACAGGCGAATGTGGAACATTATTTCTACTGGTACATTACTGTCTGTATTTTCTTTTCTTTTGTAGTGTACGCCACAATGAAGGATACAAAGAAAACCTCAACGCTGGATAAAGATTAA
- a CDS encoding DUF3575 domain-containing protein: MKKFIFLLPSFIFSGFSAQETTIPETPAKKDVIKMRAPETPDKMNIIKTNVTAYVLRNINLSYERAFSKRFSLNMGFGTMPEGKVPFINAFLSDKDEKRFQNLEVKSFNFTIEPRFYLGAGYGKGFYVAPYYRYSKVTSNTFDFYYDYTFSGTTYQIPLKGNGSAHGNSGGVMVGVQFFLTPSKNLILDFWIAGAHYGKGQGDFTMTSDVILTPDMQAQLKKEIEDLDIPYVNYTVETNANGAKVNVDGPWLGFRSGLSLGYRF, encoded by the coding sequence ATGAAAAAATTTATCTTCCTCCTTCCCTCTTTTATCTTTTCAGGATTTTCGGCACAGGAAACTACTATTCCTGAAACTCCGGCTAAAAAGGATGTCATTAAAATGAGAGCACCTGAAACCCCAGATAAAATGAACATTATCAAGACAAATGTTACAGCATATGTTTTAAGAAACATCAATCTGTCTTACGAAAGAGCCTTTAGTAAACGGTTTTCCTTAAATATGGGATTTGGGACCATGCCTGAAGGAAAAGTTCCATTCATCAATGCATTTCTCAGCGATAAAGACGAAAAAAGATTTCAGAACCTTGAAGTGAAATCATTCAATTTTACAATAGAACCCCGCTTTTATCTGGGAGCAGGCTATGGAAAAGGATTTTATGTAGCGCCTTATTACAGATACTCTAAAGTAACTTCCAATACGTTTGATTTTTACTATGATTATACATTCAGCGGAACAACCTACCAGATTCCATTGAAAGGAAACGGAAGCGCACACGGAAACAGCGGCGGCGTAATGGTAGGTGTACAGTTTTTCCTTACACCAAGCAAAAATCTGATACTGGATTTCTGGATCGCAGGAGCGCATTACGGAAAAGGACAGGGTGATTTTACCATGACGAGTGATGTGATCTTAACCCCCGATATGCAGGCTCAGCTGAAAAAGGAAATTGAAGATCTGGATATCCCTTATGTGAATTACACGGTGGAAACCAATGCAAACGGCGCTAAAGTAAATGTAGACGGACCATGGCTTGGTTTCAGAAGCGGACTGTCTCTGGGATATCGGTTTTAA
- a CDS encoding cold-shock protein, whose translation MQQGTVKFFNEAKGFGFISPADGSKDIFVHSSGLSTREIRENDKVSFDVQKSEKGLNAVNVKLV comes from the coding sequence ATGCAACAAGGCACAGTAAAATTTTTTAACGAAGCAAAAGGCTTCGGATTTATTTCTCCTGCAGACGGGAGTAAAGACATTTTTGTACATTCTTCAGGATTAAGCACCAGAGAAATCCGTGAAAACGATAAAGTAAGCTTTGATGTACAGAAAAGCGAAAAAGGATTAAACGCAGTTAACGTTAAGTTAGTTTAG
- a CDS encoding DEAD/DEAH box helicase, whose product MSFKNLNLINPIVRAVTEAGYSKPTEIQASAIPHILAGSDILGCAQTGTGKTAAFAMPILQLLKRQTPEHKSIRALILTPTRELAIQIEENFKIYSKYLPLSQLSIYGGVSAGAQLSALRKRVDILVATPGRLLDLVNQRYIDLSKIEIFVLDEADRMLDMGFVNDVKKVIQMLPKKKQTLFFSATMPESIKNLSETILNNPEKVTVNPVSSTAKNVQQSVYFVEKKDKTGLLINILQDKGQERSLVFTKTKHIANRLVEQLESTGIFAMAIHGNKSQTARQTALNDFKNSRINVLIATDIAARGIDIDELPNVINYELPNVPETYVHRIGRTGRAGAEGTAVSFCDDQERNDLKNIQKLIGFTMPVISFQK is encoded by the coding sequence ATCAGTTTTAAAAATTTAAATTTAATCAATCCTATTGTAAGAGCTGTTACAGAAGCCGGATATTCAAAGCCAACCGAAATACAGGCTTCTGCAATTCCACATATTTTAGCAGGAAGTGATATTCTAGGGTGCGCACAAACGGGAACAGGAAAAACAGCCGCTTTTGCGATGCCTATCCTTCAGCTTCTGAAAAGACAGACACCGGAACATAAATCAATCAGGGCATTGATTCTTACGCCAACACGCGAGCTTGCCATACAGATAGAAGAAAACTTTAAAATATACAGTAAATATTTACCTCTTTCGCAACTCTCTATTTACGGAGGTGTATCTGCCGGAGCACAGCTTTCAGCCCTCAGAAAAAGGGTGGACATTCTGGTTGCAACTCCCGGAAGATTACTGGATCTTGTAAACCAGCGATATATTGATCTTTCCAAAATTGAAATATTCGTTTTGGATGAAGCAGACCGGATGCTTGATATGGGATTCGTAAATGATGTAAAAAAAGTTATTCAGATGCTTCCTAAAAAAAAGCAGACCTTGTTCTTTTCTGCAACCATGCCGGAAAGTATTAAAAATCTTTCGGAAACAATCCTGAATAATCCTGAAAAAGTGACAGTAAATCCGGTATCTTCTACAGCAAAAAATGTACAGCAGTCTGTCTACTTTGTAGAGAAAAAAGATAAAACAGGGTTACTCATTAATATTCTTCAAGATAAAGGACAAGAGCGTTCTCTTGTTTTTACCAAAACGAAACATATTGCCAACAGACTTGTTGAACAGCTGGAAAGCACAGGAATTTTTGCTATGGCAATCCACGGAAACAAATCTCAGACGGCAAGACAAACGGCTCTCAATGATTTTAAGAACAGCAGGATAAATGTTTTAATTGCGACCGATATTGCAGCACGAGGAATAGATATTGATGAACTTCCTAACGTGATTAACTATGAGCTTCCCAATGTACCTGAAACCTATGTACACCGGATCGGAAGAACCGGAAGAGCGGGAGCTGAAGGAACAGCAGTTTCATTTTGTGATGATCAGGAACGTAACGATTTAAAAAACATTCAGAAACTGATAGGATTTACAATGCCTGTCATTTCGTTTCAAAAATAA